One window of Nostoc sp. C052 genomic DNA carries:
- a CDS encoding MOSC domain-containing protein: MTPYLAKVLLYPVKSLDGVEVENARVLASGALQYDREFAIVDEQGRFVNGKRHPKILLLRAQFALLDKTISLQIPGGDSQKTFHLDEERQALEATLSDFFEFSVTLRQNSLMGFPDDKNSLGPTVISTATLTEVASWFPGLSVDEMRRRMRANIEISGVPAFWEDQLFSEPGDLVSFRVGDVHFFGVNPCQRCIVPTRDSFLGEAYPNFQKIFATQRQATLPNWVSPTPFKHFYSLSVNTQLPPSSAGKILQIGDEVDILPQQS, from the coding sequence ATGACGCCTTACCTAGCAAAGGTTTTATTGTATCCAGTTAAGTCATTAGATGGTGTTGAAGTTGAGAATGCTAGAGTTCTTGCTAGTGGGGCACTACAATATGACCGAGAGTTTGCAATTGTTGACGAACAGGGTAGATTTGTCAATGGCAAGCGTCATCCTAAAATTCTTTTACTAAGGGCACAATTTGCACTATTAGATAAAACTATCTCGTTGCAAATCCCCGGTGGCGACTCGCAAAAAACTTTTCATCTGGATGAAGAACGGCAAGCATTAGAAGCAACTTTGAGTGATTTTTTTGAGTTTTCTGTCACATTGAGACAAAACTCTCTGATGGGTTTTCCTGATGATAAAAACTCACTTGGCCCAACGGTAATTAGTACCGCAACGTTAACAGAGGTCGCTTCTTGGTTCCCCGGTTTAAGTGTAGATGAAATGCGCCGTCGGATGCGTGCAAATATCGAGATTAGTGGTGTACCAGCATTTTGGGAAGATCAGCTATTTAGTGAACCAGGTGATTTAGTCTCCTTTCGAGTGGGAGATGTACACTTTTTTGGGGTTAACCCGTGTCAGCGTTGTATAGTTCCAACACGCGATTCGTTTTTAGGGGAAGCTTACCCAAACTTTCAAAAAATCTTTGCAACCCAACGACAAGCAACTCTGCCAAATTGGGTTTCTCCAACACCTTTTAAGCACTTTTACAGCTTGAGTGTCAACACCCAATTACCTCCGTCGTCAGCCGGAAAAATTTTACAAATTGGCGATGAGGTTGACATACTTCCACAACAAAGTTAA
- the lepB gene encoding signal peptidase I, translating to MHNQVSDNNSSQQPDNSWIAELGRTIVLSIVLALGIRTFVAEARWIPSGSMEPTLHGTPNQWEADKIIVDKLKYKFADPQRGDIVVFSPTKELQKEQYQDAFIKRIIALPGEKIQLKDGKVYINNKPLPEANYLSSGQTTVIDVCQSGPQPPFLAKPQTIPADSYLVLGDNRNSSYDGRCWGLVPRQNIIGRAVVRFWPLNHVGGIDKSPVYP from the coding sequence ATGCATAATCAAGTGTCTGATAACAACTCTAGTCAACAACCTGATAATTCCTGGATCGCAGAGCTAGGTAGAACAATTGTATTGAGCATTGTTCTAGCTCTGGGAATTCGTACCTTTGTTGCGGAAGCACGCTGGATTCCTTCTGGATCAATGGAACCAACTCTTCATGGTACACCAAACCAGTGGGAAGCAGACAAAATTATTGTCGATAAGTTGAAGTATAAATTTGCTGACCCGCAACGGGGCGACATAGTAGTGTTTTCACCGACAAAAGAGCTACAAAAAGAACAATATCAAGATGCTTTTATTAAACGTATAATTGCCCTACCTGGAGAAAAAATACAACTTAAGGATGGCAAAGTTTATATCAACAATAAACCTCTCCCAGAAGCAAATTACCTCAGTTCTGGGCAGACCACAGTTATTGATGTTTGCCAATCAGGGCCACAGCCGCCTTTTTTAGCAAAACCCCAGACCATACCAGCTGATTCATATTTAGTACTAGGTGATAATCGTAACAGTAGTTACGACGGCCGTTGTTGGGGTCTTGTCCCCCGCCAGAATATTATTGGACGTGCTGTAGTTCGCTTCTGGCCTCTAAATCATGTTGGCGGAATCGATAAATCGCCAGTATATCCATAA
- a CDS encoding dihydroorotase: MSSPKSLLIRRARIILPNGELMVGDVLTRDRQIVEVASEIPQTAVVTEVDAEGLTLLPGVIDPQVHFREPGLEHKEDLFTASCACAKGGVTSFLEMPNTRPLTTTQQALDDKLERASQKSLVNYGFFIGATAENLPDLLLAKPTPGIKIFMGSMHGQLLIDGETALEAIFAKGDRLIAVHAEDQARINQRRQEFANIHDPAIHSQIQDDQAALLATQQALKLSQKYQRRLHILHLSTALEADLLRQEKPSWVTAEVTPQHLLLNTSAYEEIGTLAQMNPPLRSPHDNEVLWQALRDGVIDFIATDHAPHTLEEKAQEYPNSPSGMPGVETSLALMLTAAMQGKCTVAQVVNWMSKAVAVAYGIPNKGAIAPGYDADLVLVDLNTYHPVRREELLTKCHWSPFEGWNLTGWAKTTIVGGEIVYDKGQVNTQLRGQALTFL, encoded by the coding sequence ATGTCATCTCCAAAAAGTTTACTAATTCGCCGCGCTCGCATCATCTTACCCAATGGTGAACTGATGGTTGGGGATGTGTTGACGCGCGATCGCCAAATAGTCGAAGTTGCATCAGAAATACCCCAAACGGCAGTAGTCACTGAAGTTGACGCAGAAGGCTTAACTTTGTTGCCAGGAGTTATCGATCCGCAGGTACATTTTCGGGAACCTGGACTAGAACACAAGGAAGATTTATTTACCGCCAGTTGTGCCTGTGCGAAAGGGGGAGTCACTTCTTTTTTAGAAATGCCCAATACGCGCCCTCTGACAACCACACAGCAGGCTTTAGACGACAAGCTAGAACGTGCCTCACAGAAGTCCTTGGTTAATTATGGCTTTTTTATTGGGGCAACAGCAGAGAATCTACCAGATTTGCTTTTAGCAAAGCCAACACCGGGAATTAAGATTTTCATGGGTTCGATGCATGGTCAGTTGCTAATTGATGGTGAAACAGCATTAGAGGCGATATTTGCCAAAGGCGATCGCTTGATTGCTGTTCATGCCGAAGACCAAGCTAGAATTAACCAACGCCGCCAAGAATTTGCCAACATTCACGATCCAGCCATTCACTCGCAAATTCAAGACGATCAAGCGGCGTTGCTGGCAACCCAACAAGCATTAAAACTTTCTCAAAAATATCAACGTCGGCTGCATATTCTTCATTTGTCAACGGCACTGGAAGCAGATTTGCTGCGTCAGGAGAAACCAAGCTGGGTGACAGCAGAGGTAACACCACAACATTTGTTGTTGAATACTAGTGCTTATGAGGAGATTGGTACATTAGCACAGATGAATCCACCTTTGCGATCGCCCCACGATAACGAAGTTCTCTGGCAAGCTTTGCGCGATGGCGTGATTGATTTCATCGCCACAGATCACGCACCGCACACCTTAGAAGAAAAAGCTCAAGAATACCCCAATAGTCCTTCGGGAATGCCTGGGGTAGAAACTTCTCTCGCTTTGATGTTAACTGCGGCAATGCAAGGAAAGTGTACTGTAGCTCAAGTTGTGAACTGGATGTCTAAAGCTGTAGCTGTGGCTTATGGTATTCCCAATAAGGGAGCGATCGCACCTGGCTATGATGCCGATTTAGTGCTTGTAGATTTAAATACATATCATCCAGTGCGGCGCGAAGAACTTTTAACCAAATGCCATTGGAGTCCCTTTGAAGGCTGGAACCTCACCGGCTGGGCTAAAACCACTATTGTCGGTGGTGAAATAGTTTATGACAAAGGCCAGGTAAATACGCAATTACGGGGTCAAGCTTTAACTTTCTTATAG
- a CDS encoding patatin-like phospholipase family protein gives MSFRILTLDGGGIRGIVAARILQQVEQEIRNQGKGEFLHEYFDLIAGTSTGSILTGGIAVGKTSDELIQLYRDQGKEIFPPDRKERYKNFPSIIRSILEVFSASKYSHYGITNVLKEAYSYTRIKDIEKPIILILAYDTLYRNTTFFTNCHPDLGDRWYDDCYLWEICTASASAPTFFPPYKLEPVDKQKFGDWEFPHIDGGVSANNPSLAALSLVMRVSQSSVSQEIKEQYKLDNLRLEDISILSIGTGQTGEPYQYEQIKSWRGLDWVKNLTNIFMEPTSEIGSTICRQIMGGYDSKRYLRLQFDLNETFKPKPKETYKDPRIVLPPEDRTNRFTGEKVTEEIDNTNSEILQQLIDTTSAFLDRGLTYYTRDDSGSPIKKAIASFIRDN, from the coding sequence ATGTCCTTCAGAATTTTGACTTTAGACGGCGGCGGTATTCGCGGAATCGTTGCAGCACGAATCCTTCAACAAGTAGAACAAGAAATTAGAAATCAGGGTAAAGGAGAGTTTTTACACGAATATTTTGACCTGATTGCTGGCACTTCTACTGGTTCAATACTAACAGGAGGAATTGCTGTTGGAAAGACGAGTGATGAACTAATTCAACTGTATAGAGATCAGGGTAAAGAGATATTCCCACCGGATAGAAAAGAGCGCTATAAAAACTTTCCGTCTATCATCAGATCAATCCTTGAGGTTTTTTCAGCATCGAAATATTCTCATTATGGAATTACTAACGTCCTGAAAGAGGCATATTCTTATACAAGAATCAAGGATATTGAAAAACCCATTATCTTGATTCTTGCTTACGATACCCTATATCGCAATACAACCTTTTTTACAAATTGTCATCCCGACTTAGGAGATCGATGGTACGATGACTGTTATTTATGGGAAATATGTACCGCTTCTGCATCAGCACCCACTTTTTTCCCACCATATAAATTAGAACCTGTAGATAAACAAAAATTCGGTGATTGGGAATTCCCACACATTGACGGAGGAGTTTCTGCTAATAACCCTTCTCTGGCAGCTTTGAGTCTAGTTATGAGGGTAAGTCAGTCTTCAGTCTCTCAAGAAATCAAGGAACAATATAAACTGGATAATCTACGATTGGAAGATATTTCTATCCTTTCTATTGGCACTGGTCAAACTGGTGAACCATATCAATATGAGCAAATAAAAAGTTGGAGAGGTTTAGACTGGGTAAAAAATCTTACTAACATCTTTATGGAACCTACATCTGAGATTGGTAGTACGATTTGCCGACAAATTATGGGTGGATATGATTCTAAACGTTACTTACGTCTTCAGTTTGATTTAAATGAGACATTTAAACCTAAGCCAAAAGAGACTTATAAAGATCCTCGCATTGTATTACCTCCAGAAGATCGAACAAACCGATTTACAGGAGAAAAAGTCACTGAAGAAATAGATAATACTAATTCCGAGATTCTTCAGCAGTTAATAGATACTACCTCTGCATTTCTTGATCGAGGTCTTACGTACTATACCAGAGACGACTCTGGTTCGCCGATCAAAAAGGCGATCGCCTCTTTCATTAGAGATAACTAG
- the tsaE gene encoding tRNA (adenosine(37)-N6)-threonylcarbamoyltransferase complex ATPase subunit type 1 TsaE: protein MKIFLADAEATLHLGITFGESLTPGSVILLEGDLGAGKTTLVQGIGKGLGIVEPIVSPTFTLINEYTEGCLPLYHLDLYRLEPQEVAALNLESYWEGVEFIPGIVAIEWAERLPYKPDSYLSVSLTYGDGGTRQVELVPFNYDISKVITVI, encoded by the coding sequence ATGAAAATTTTTCTTGCAGATGCAGAAGCGACGCTACACTTAGGTATTACTTTTGGTGAATCCCTGACCCCTGGCAGTGTAATTTTACTAGAAGGTGATTTAGGGGCTGGCAAAACTACCCTAGTTCAAGGTATTGGCAAAGGTTTGGGAATTGTTGAACCTATTGTCAGTCCTACTTTCACGCTGATTAATGAGTACACAGAAGGATGCCTCCCCCTTTACCACCTGGATTTATATCGCTTAGAACCACAAGAAGTTGCAGCCCTGAATTTAGAAAGTTACTGGGAAGGTGTTGAATTTATACCAGGAATTGTGGCAATTGAATGGGCTGAACGATTACCCTACAAGCCAGATAGTTATCTGAGTGTGAGTTTGACCTATGGAGATGGGGGTACTCGTCAAGTCGAACTCGTACCATTCAATTATGATATTAGCAAAGTCATTACTGTGATTTAA
- the yvcK gene encoding gluconeogenesis factor YvcK family protein, translating into MSIGFLRQALNALQKQSRSRTSYRVNQWFKWLSPGLSVKRWLLISVGGVLLASLGLAIWIKLTPIFLMIELIRNFLGVITNILPNYISGPLVLLGGLLLVLWGQTRTVGSITKVLRAEGGEELIDVLLAHRRLYRGPKIVVIGGGTGLSTLLRGLKTYSANITAIVTVADDGGSSGRLRQEFGVLPPGDIRNCLAALADEEKLLTELFQYRFRAGDGLTGHSFGNLFLTAMSDITGDLEQAVAASSKVLAVRGQVLPATLSDVRLWAELADGRRIDGESSIPKAGGKIVKIGCIPANPPAVPAAIKALKEADYIIIGPGSLYTSLIPNLLVPEIADAIAQTDAPRIYICNIMTQPGETEGYTVADHIRAIDAACGERRLFDAVLIHKKSPSEQSLIRYAQQNSHPVFLDREAVTQLGRRIVPANVLYEDETGFVRHNPQKLARVLLRWYGRGQPLRGIQNSKLRKMTND; encoded by the coding sequence ATGTCAATTGGTTTTCTGAGACAAGCCCTCAACGCCCTGCAAAAGCAGTCGCGCTCTCGTACTTCCTATCGGGTTAACCAGTGGTTCAAATGGTTATCCCCTGGACTATCGGTAAAACGTTGGTTGTTGATTAGTGTTGGGGGTGTACTGCTGGCAAGTTTGGGGTTAGCTATCTGGATTAAGCTGACCCCAATTTTTTTGATGATTGAGTTGATTAGGAATTTTCTGGGAGTAATCACCAACATCTTACCCAACTATATCAGCGGCCCTTTGGTGTTGCTTGGCGGTTTGCTGTTAGTGCTTTGGGGGCAAACTCGGACTGTCGGCTCAATTACTAAGGTACTGAGAGCGGAAGGAGGAGAAGAACTGATTGATGTTTTGCTGGCTCATCGTCGATTGTACCGAGGCCCAAAAATAGTGGTAATTGGTGGTGGTACGGGACTTTCTACGTTGTTGAGAGGGTTGAAAACCTACAGCGCTAATATTACTGCAATTGTCACTGTCGCCGATGATGGCGGATCTTCTGGGCGGTTGCGCCAAGAATTTGGTGTGCTACCACCAGGGGATATCCGTAATTGTTTGGCTGCGCTAGCCGATGAAGAAAAGTTATTAACAGAATTGTTTCAATACCGTTTTCGGGCTGGAGATGGGTTAACGGGTCACAGTTTTGGCAATTTGTTTTTAACGGCTATGAGTGATATTACTGGAGATTTAGAACAAGCAGTTGCAGCTAGTTCTAAAGTGCTAGCGGTGCGCGGACAAGTACTACCAGCAACTCTCAGTGATGTTCGCCTCTGGGCAGAATTAGCCGATGGTCGCCGTATTGATGGGGAGTCTAGTATTCCCAAAGCTGGCGGTAAAATTGTTAAAATTGGCTGCATTCCGGCTAATCCTCCAGCGGTGCCAGCAGCAATTAAGGCACTTAAAGAAGCTGATTACATTATTATTGGCCCAGGTAGCCTTTATACAAGTTTGATTCCTAATTTATTAGTACCAGAAATTGCTGATGCGATCGCTCAAACAGATGCCCCCCGTATTTATATCTGCAATATAATGACTCAACCAGGAGAAACTGAAGGTTACACTGTTGCCGACCACATCAGAGCAATTGATGCTGCTTGTGGGGAAAGACGGCTATTCGATGCTGTACTAATACACAAAAAATCCCCCTCAGAGCAATCACTCATCCGCTACGCCCAACAAAACTCCCATCCCGTTTTTCTGGATAGAGAAGCCGTAACTCAGCTAGGGCGGAGAATTGTTCCAGCTAATGTTTTATATGAAGATGAAACAGGTTTTGTACGTCACAATCCGCAGAAACTAGCACGAGTGTTATTGCGGTGGTACGGTAGAGGTCAGCCGCTTCGGGGAATTCAAAATTCAAAATTAAGGAAGATGACCAATGACTAA
- the ruvC gene encoding crossover junction endodeoxyribonuclease RuvC codes for MEKRILGLDPGLAILGFGAISCTQNPNKIPETTVNMLDFGVIKTSADVEMGQRLCTLFDDLHTVMEEFQPDLVAIEKLFFYRMSSTILVAQARGIVILVLGQRRLPYVEFTPAQIKQALTGYGNADKSEVQEAVARELDLDEIPKPDDAADALAVALTASYQM; via the coding sequence ATGGAAAAACGAATTTTAGGATTAGATCCAGGATTGGCAATTTTAGGATTTGGGGCAATTAGCTGCACACAAAATCCCAACAAAATACCAGAGACTACAGTAAATATGCTGGATTTTGGAGTAATTAAAACGTCAGCAGATGTAGAAATGGGACAGCGCCTATGTACCTTATTCGATGACTTACACACCGTAATGGAGGAATTTCAACCAGATTTGGTTGCGATCGAGAAACTATTCTTCTATCGGATGTCAAGTACAATTCTGGTTGCACAGGCGCGGGGTATAGTTATTTTAGTGTTGGGGCAGCGTCGTCTTCCCTACGTAGAGTTTACTCCTGCTCAAATTAAACAAGCTTTAACAGGCTATGGCAATGCCGATAAGTCGGAAGTGCAAGAAGCGGTGGCGAGGGAGTTAGATTTAGATGAGATTCCTAAGCCGGATGATGCTGCGGATGCGTTGGCGGTGGCTTTGACGGCTTCGTATCAGATGTAG
- a CDS encoding IS630 transposase-related protein, with translation MAAYSIDLRQKILSAWQNKEGGQRELAKRFKVSLSFIRDFLCRYRETAEIAAGPQGGDRRSKLNSIEQELLKVIVTEQSDIYLREIQEAIKERTEIDVSISSLSRTLKRLKLNRKKKL, from the coding sequence ATGGCAGCATATTCAATTGACTTACGACAAAAGATATTAAGTGCGTGGCAAAACAAAGAAGGCGGCCAAAGGGAATTAGCAAAACGATTTAAAGTCAGTTTGTCTTTTATTCGTGACTTTTTATGCCGGTATCGAGAGACGGCAGAGATTGCTGCCGGACCCCAAGGAGGAGACCGCCGCTCGAAGCTTAATAGTATTGAGCAAGAATTGTTAAAGGTAATCGTGACAGAGCAAAGCGATATATATTTGCGAGAAATTCAAGAAGCCATAAAAGAGCGCACAGAAATAGACGTAAGTATATCCAGTTTATCCCGCACTCTTAAACGCTTAAAATTAAATCGGAAAAAAAAACTTTAG
- a CDS encoding transposase — MRYEFRLWLDTIDVKNLIFIDEIGVNLSMTRHYARGIDGGRIYDERPGNKGKNITVIGAMSDEGLIATMTFPGSLNTASFLVFIEQILLPQLWIGAIIVMDNLPVHYAATAKSGVA, encoded by the coding sequence TTGCGCTATGAATTTCGACTTTGGCTAGATACGATAGATGTCAAAAACCTGATATTTATTGATGAAATAGGTGTAAATCTGTCTATGACAAGACATTATGCCAGAGGAATTGACGGCGGAAGAATCTATGATGAGCGACCAGGTAATAAAGGCAAAAACATCACCGTAATTGGGGCTATGAGTGATGAGGGATTAATTGCCACTATGACTTTTCCAGGTAGTCTGAACACTGCTAGCTTTTTAGTTTTTATTGAGCAAATATTACTACCTCAGTTATGGATTGGAGCAATTATAGTCATGGACAATTTACCCGTTCATTATGCTGCAACTGCAAAATCTGGCGTTGCATAA